In Thioalkalivibrio sp. XN279, a single window of DNA contains:
- a CDS encoding PTS sugar transporter subunit IIA — MTFESLLQPGRVLGNVEARSKKHALDILSEMLSSAADLDQGEVFQSLITREKLGCTAIENGIAIPHGRLSEIEAPVGAFLKLSRPIDFDMPDREPVDLIFGLLVPVPEDDVGCHHEEVSNIATGLGDHVLAAALRRASSSRALYDLLVNHDKSHAASA; from the coding sequence ATGACTTTCGAATCCCTGCTGCAACCAGGCCGCGTGCTCGGCAATGTCGAAGCGCGCAGCAAGAAACACGCCCTGGACATCCTGAGCGAGATGCTCTCGTCCGCGGCGGACCTGGACCAGGGCGAGGTGTTCCAGAGCCTGATAACGCGCGAGAAGCTGGGCTGCACCGCCATCGAGAACGGCATCGCCATCCCGCACGGGCGCCTGTCCGAGATTGAAGCGCCGGTCGGCGCCTTCCTCAAGCTGTCCAGGCCGATCGACTTCGACATGCCGGACCGGGAGCCGGTCGACCTCATTTTCGGGCTGCTGGTGCCCGTCCCCGAGGACGACGTGGGCTGCCATCACGAGGAGGTCTCCAATATCGCCACCGGGCTGGGCGACCACGTGCTGGCCGCGGCGCTGCGGCGGGCGAGCTCCAGCCGCGCGCTGTACGACCTGCTCGTGAACCACGACAAGTCACACGCCGCCTCGGCATGA
- the gap gene encoding type I glyceraldehyde-3-phosphate dehydrogenase gives MAIKVGINGYGRIGRNILRALYESGRNDEISIVAINDLGDANTNAHLTRYDTAHGKFSGEVRVDGDHLVVNGDRIRVLAERNPANLPWKELGVDVVLECTGLFTSKEKAAAHLQGGAKKVIISAPGGKDVDATVVFGVNHDTLKASDEVISNASCTTNCLAPLVQPLHQAIGVVHGLMTTIHAYTNDQVLTDVYHSDLRRARSATMSMIPTKTGAAAAVGLVLPELAGKLDGFAIRVPTINVSMVDLTFTAARDTSKEEIDKVLEEASQGRLKGILGFNREPLVSIDFNHDPRSSVYESSLTRVVDKRLVKICSWYDNEWGFSNRMLDTTIALMNAK, from the coding sequence ATGGCGATCAAGGTTGGCATCAACGGCTACGGCCGCATCGGCCGCAACATCCTGCGCGCGCTCTACGAGTCGGGGCGCAATGACGAGATCAGCATCGTCGCGATCAACGACCTGGGCGATGCGAACACCAATGCCCACCTGACGCGCTACGACACGGCGCACGGCAAGTTCTCCGGCGAGGTCCGCGTCGACGGCGATCACCTGGTGGTGAACGGCGACCGCATCCGCGTGCTCGCCGAGCGCAACCCGGCCAACCTGCCGTGGAAGGAACTGGGCGTCGACGTGGTGCTGGAGTGCACCGGCCTGTTCACCAGCAAGGAGAAGGCCGCGGCCCACCTGCAGGGCGGGGCGAAGAAGGTCATCATCTCGGCGCCGGGCGGCAAGGACGTCGACGCCACCGTGGTGTTCGGCGTCAACCACGACACGCTCAAGGCCAGCGACGAGGTGATCTCGAACGCATCCTGCACCACCAACTGCCTGGCGCCGCTGGTCCAGCCGCTGCACCAGGCCATCGGCGTGGTGCACGGCCTCATGACCACCATCCATGCTTACACCAACGACCAGGTGCTGACGGACGTCTACCACTCCGACCTGCGCCGCGCGCGTTCCGCCACCATGTCGATGATCCCGACCAAGACCGGCGCCGCCGCAGCCGTGGGCCTGGTGCTGCCGGAACTCGCCGGCAAGCTGGACGGCTTCGCCATCCGCGTGCCGACCATCAACGTGTCCATGGTCGACCTGACCTTCACCGCGGCACGCGACACCAGCAAGGAAGAGATCGACAAGGTGCTGGAGGAGGCCTCGCAGGGCCGGCTCAAGGGCATCCTCGGCTTCAATCGCGAGCCGCTGGTGTCGATCGACTTCAACCATGACCCGCGCTCCTCGGTGTACGAGTCCTCGCTGACGCGCGTGGTCGACAAGCGCCTGGTGAAGATCTGCTCCTGGTACGACAACGAGTGGGGCTTCTCCAACCGCATGCTCGACACCACCATCGCCCTGATGAACGCCAAGTAG
- the rapZ gene encoding RNase adapter RapZ, whose translation MELVVVSGLSGSGKSVALAMLEDLQWYTLDNVPARLLSLVVGELVGSEDAKFERLAIGLDARPRAEDLPVIRSLMDELRGRGLRCQLIYLHASENVLVQRYLDTRRRHPHTPAQAGDRTLASAIQYEQELLAPLAEAADLVLDTSATSVHELRDIIRNKVADQPRNQLSLQFESFGFREGVPKDADFVFDARFLPNPYWEPDLRPLTGRDAAVAEFLAASPTVEAYIGDMTRFLDRWIGDIESANRSYLTVAVGCTGGRHRSVYIVERLAEHFREAFPGVTVRHASLERLENEQ comes from the coding sequence ATGGAACTCGTAGTCGTCAGCGGCTTGTCCGGCTCGGGCAAGAGCGTGGCGCTCGCCATGCTCGAGGACCTGCAGTGGTACACCCTCGACAATGTCCCGGCGCGCCTGCTGTCGCTGGTGGTGGGCGAGCTCGTCGGCAGCGAGGATGCCAAGTTCGAGCGCCTGGCCATCGGGCTGGATGCGCGCCCGCGAGCGGAGGACCTGCCGGTCATCCGCAGCCTGATGGATGAGCTGCGCGGACGGGGGCTGCGCTGCCAACTCATCTACCTGCACGCCAGCGAGAACGTGCTGGTGCAACGCTACCTGGATACGCGCCGGCGCCACCCCCATACACCGGCGCAGGCCGGCGACCGCACGCTCGCCTCCGCCATCCAGTACGAGCAGGAACTGCTGGCGCCGCTGGCCGAAGCCGCGGACCTGGTGCTCGACACCAGCGCCACGAGCGTGCACGAGCTGCGCGACATCATCCGCAACAAGGTGGCCGACCAGCCGCGCAACCAGCTCTCGCTGCAGTTCGAGTCCTTCGGCTTCCGCGAGGGCGTGCCCAAGGACGCCGATTTCGTCTTCGACGCCCGCTTCCTGCCCAACCCCTACTGGGAACCGGATCTACGCCCGCTCACGGGGCGCGATGCTGCGGTGGCCGAATTCCTCGCCGCAAGCCCGACCGTGGAAGCCTATATCGGCGACATGACGCGTTTCCTCGACAGATGGATCGGCGACATCGAGTCCGCCAACCGCAGTTACCTGACAGTTGCGGTCGGCTGCACCGGGGGGCGCCACCGCTCCGTGTATATCGTGGAGCGCCTCGCTGAACACTTTCGCGAGGCTTTCCCCGGCGTCACCGTGCGACATGCCTCGCTGGAGCGGCTGGAAAACGAGCAGTGA
- a CDS encoding sulfate permease — MPSRALKFFPIVHWVRLTTRQDLAGDLSAAAITTILLVPQGLAYAMVAGLPPVVGLYASILPAILYAILGTSRDLSVGPTSVAAIMVASATASAGAGIDPVAAALILAALSGLILLVMGLLRMGVFANLLSQPVLTGFSSGAAVVIMADQLRHFAGIELPTGLQPHEMVAYLGARASILNVQTLAVGGVALVLLLAATGTTRTGRRIQAVTGRLMPVLVLALGAAAVMVFGLERVPLVGAISSRPPMFDITMPGVGAWVTLLPSAALISIIVFVESVSIAKFLGARRREAIDADQELVALGAANLGSALSGALPVAGSFSRSMVNYTAGARSQLASIFLALFTAATLLLFAPLFSGLPKAALAAIIIVAVAGLVDLRSIPETWRYSKADGASNLVTFLGVLAYGVEAGLVMGVLLSVLLYVWRTGHPNIAVVGRLPHSTEFRSIARHKVETWPDILLVRVDENLYFANVGHVQDMITREFQKRPGIRHLVLVMSGVGFVDSSALHSLQVAAENLRASGVTIHLADVKGPVMDRLRRTKIFEQLAPGQVFPTPQVAVTALSRAAEREKELIPI; from the coding sequence GTGCCCTCCCGAGCATTGAAGTTCTTCCCGATCGTCCACTGGGTCCGCCTCACCACCCGGCAGGACCTCGCGGGAGACCTCTCGGCCGCGGCCATCACCACCATCCTGCTGGTGCCACAGGGCCTGGCCTACGCCATGGTCGCCGGCCTGCCGCCGGTGGTGGGCCTGTACGCTTCGATCCTGCCCGCGATCCTCTACGCCATCCTCGGCACCAGCCGTGACCTGTCGGTGGGACCGACCTCGGTGGCCGCGATCATGGTCGCCAGCGCGACGGCGAGCGCGGGCGCCGGCATCGACCCGGTCGCGGCGGCGTTGATCCTGGCCGCGTTGTCGGGCCTGATCCTGCTGGTCATGGGCCTGCTGCGCATGGGCGTGTTCGCCAACCTGCTCAGCCAGCCCGTGCTGACCGGGTTCTCCAGCGGCGCGGCGGTCGTGATCATGGCGGACCAGCTGCGTCATTTCGCCGGCATCGAGTTGCCCACGGGCCTGCAGCCACACGAGATGGTCGCCTACCTGGGCGCGCGCGCCAGCATCCTGAACGTGCAGACGCTGGCGGTCGGCGGCGTGGCGCTGGTCCTGCTGCTGGCGGCGACCGGCACCACGCGGACCGGCCGCAGGATACAGGCCGTCACCGGACGGCTGATGCCGGTGCTGGTGCTCGCACTGGGGGCGGCCGCGGTGATGGTCTTCGGTCTCGAACGCGTGCCGCTGGTCGGCGCCATCAGCTCGCGGCCGCCGATGTTCGACATCACCATGCCCGGCGTCGGCGCCTGGGTGACCCTGCTGCCCTCGGCGGCGCTGATCAGCATCATCGTCTTCGTCGAAAGCGTGAGCATCGCCAAGTTCCTCGGCGCCCGGCGGCGAGAGGCGATCGACGCGGACCAGGAGCTGGTGGCGCTGGGCGCAGCCAACCTTGGCTCGGCGCTGTCCGGCGCCCTTCCGGTCGCCGGCAGCTTCAGCCGCAGCATGGTGAATTACACCGCGGGCGCCCGCAGCCAGCTGGCGTCGATCTTCCTCGCGCTGTTCACCGCCGCCACGCTGCTGCTGTTCGCGCCGCTGTTCAGCGGCCTGCCCAAGGCCGCGCTGGCCGCCATCATCATCGTCGCCGTGGCCGGGCTGGTGGACCTGCGTTCCATCCCCGAGACCTGGCGCTACAGCAAGGCGGACGGCGCTTCCAACCTGGTCACCTTCCTCGGCGTGCTCGCCTACGGCGTGGAGGCCGGCCTGGTGATGGGCGTGCTGCTGTCCGTGCTGCTGTACGTCTGGCGCACCGGCCATCCGAACATCGCCGTGGTCGGCCGCCTGCCGCATTCGACCGAGTTTCGCAGCATCGCGCGCCACAAGGTCGAGACCTGGCCCGACATCCTGCTGGTGCGCGTGGACGAGAACCTTTACTTCGCCAACGTCGGCCACGTGCAGGACATGATCACGCGCGAGTTCCAGAAGCGCCCGGGCATCCGGCACCTGGTGCTGGTCATGAGCGGCGTCGGTTTCGTCGACTCCAGCGCGCTGCACTCGCTGCAGGTGGCGGCCGAGAACCTGCGCGCCTCCGGCGTGACCATCCACCTCGCGGACGTGAAGGGGCCGGTGATGGACCGCCTGCGGCGCACCAAGATCTTCGAGCAGCTGGCTCCCGGGCAGGTGTTTCCCACGCCCCAGGTGGCGGTGACCGCGCTGAGCCGGGCGGCCGAGCGGGAGAAGGAACTGATCCCGATCTAG
- the pyk gene encoding pyruvate kinase, with protein sequence MKRTKIVATLGPATDRPGVLERLLQAGVDVVRLNFSHGGAADRERRVRAVRETAAAMGRDVAILGDLQGPKIRVEQFACGQVELVDGASFVLDAALPADAGDQGAVGVTYRDLPRDVRAGDILLLNDGAITLEVQDVAGSRVECVVRVGGVLSGGKGINRQGGGLSAGALTDKDRADIELAARLELDYLAVSFPRSAADMEEARSLLRAAGGEALLVAKIERAEAVTHIEEIARASEVVMVARGDLGVEIGFAEVPGVQKQIIRTARALNRVVITATQMMESMIHEPIPTRAEVSDVANAVLDGSDAVMLSGETAVGRYPVKAVEAMASACRSAERQRATSTSHHRMDEVFARTDEAIAMATMYTANHMDVRAIVALTESGNTALWMSRIRSGIPIYAFSRNESTRRRVALYRGVYPVPFDVLAEQGEGEFDAISRVLLERGLVRSGDRVLLTEGHAAGIAGGTNSMRILSVG encoded by the coding sequence TTGAAGCGCACCAAGATCGTTGCCACCCTCGGCCCGGCGACGGACCGGCCGGGCGTGCTGGAGCGGCTGCTGCAGGCCGGGGTCGACGTGGTCCGGCTGAACTTCTCGCACGGCGGCGCTGCAGACCGCGAGCGCCGCGTGCGCGCGGTGCGCGAGACGGCTGCAGCGATGGGGCGCGACGTGGCCATTCTCGGCGACCTGCAGGGACCCAAGATCCGCGTCGAGCAGTTCGCCTGCGGGCAGGTCGAGCTGGTCGACGGCGCCTCGTTCGTCCTCGATGCAGCCCTGCCCGCGGATGCCGGTGACCAGGGCGCGGTCGGCGTCACTTACCGGGACCTGCCGCGCGACGTGCGTGCGGGCGACATCCTGTTGTTGAACGACGGCGCCATCACGCTCGAGGTGCAGGACGTCGCGGGCAGCCGGGTGGAGTGCGTGGTGCGGGTCGGCGGCGTGCTGAGCGGCGGCAAGGGCATCAACCGCCAGGGTGGCGGCTTGTCGGCGGGCGCCCTGACGGACAAGGACCGCGCGGACATCGAACTCGCCGCGCGGCTGGAGCTCGACTACCTGGCGGTGTCCTTCCCGCGCTCGGCTGCCGACATGGAGGAGGCGCGCAGCCTGCTGCGCGCCGCCGGCGGGGAAGCGCTGCTGGTGGCCAAGATCGAGCGCGCCGAGGCCGTGACGCACATCGAGGAGATCGCGCGCGCCAGCGAGGTGGTGATGGTGGCGCGCGGCGACCTGGGGGTCGAGATCGGCTTCGCCGAGGTCCCCGGGGTGCAGAAGCAGATCATCCGCACTGCGCGCGCCCTGAACCGGGTGGTGATCACGGCGACCCAGATGATGGAGTCGATGATCCACGAGCCCATTCCCACGCGCGCCGAGGTCTCCGACGTGGCGAACGCCGTGCTCGACGGCAGCGACGCGGTGATGCTGTCGGGCGAGACGGCGGTGGGGCGCTACCCGGTCAAGGCCGTGGAGGCCATGGCCAGCGCCTGCCGGTCCGCGGAGCGGCAGCGGGCCACCTCGACCTCGCACCACCGCATGGACGAGGTCTTCGCGCGCACCGACGAGGCCATCGCCATGGCCACCATGTACACCGCCAACCACATGGACGTGCGCGCCATCGTGGCGCTCACCGAGTCCGGCAACACCGCGCTGTGGATGTCGCGCATCCGCTCCGGCATCCCGATCTACGCCTTCAGTCGCAACGAGAGCACGCGCCGCCGGGTGGCCCTGTACCGAGGCGTCTACCCGGTGCCCTTCGACGTGCTGGCAGAGCAGGGCGAGGGCGAGTTCGACGCCATTTCGCGCGTGTTGCTGGAGCGCGGCCTGGTGCGCTCGGGCGACCGCGTGCTGCTCACCGAGGGGCACGCCGCAGGGATCGCCGGCGGCACCAACAGCATGCGTATCCTGTCGGTCGGCTGA
- the hpf gene encoding ribosome hibernation-promoting factor, HPF/YfiA family produces MQINMTGHHVDITDPLRDYVYSKMDKVIRHFDNLIDVHCILTVEKLQHKAEATLRLAGDTLHAAAVEEDMYAAIDAMTDRLDRQVRRHKDKLTDHHNGVGRPRNA; encoded by the coding sequence ATGCAGATCAACATGACCGGTCACCACGTCGACATCACCGACCCGCTGCGCGACTACGTGTACAGCAAGATGGACAAGGTCATCCGGCATTTTGACAACCTGATCGATGTCCATTGCATCCTCACCGTCGAGAAACTGCAGCACAAGGCCGAGGCCACGCTGCGCCTGGCAGGCGACACCCTGCATGCGGCGGCGGTCGAGGAAGACATGTATGCTGCGATCGACGCCATGACGGACCGTCTCGATCGCCAGGTCCGGCGGCACAAGGACAAGCTGACCGACCATCACAACGGCGTGGGACGCCCGCGCAACGCCTGA
- a CDS encoding phosphoglycerate kinase — translation MNVLRMADLDLAGKRVLVREDLNVPVDGGKVTSDARIRASLPTIRLALEKGAALMLLSHLGRPTEGEFDPKYSLAPVAEHLSGLLGQPVRLERDWLDGVTVEPGEVVLCENVRFNPGEKKDDEALARRMAALCDVFVMDAFGTAHRAQASTHGVARFAPVACAGPLLAAELEALGKALHEPARPLVAIVGGSKVSTKLSVLDTLLDRVDQLIVGGGIANNFIAAAGHAVGKSLYEPDLLDETRRLVEKAQGRGAAIPLPSDVVVAPGLEPGHEAVLRPVAEVGADEMILDVGPETAGAYGEILARAGTIVWNGPVGVFEDARFAAGTRALAAAVAASDAFSIAGGGDTLAALDAFGLTDKVSYVSTGGGAFLEFLEGRTLPAVAMLETRARG, via the coding sequence ATGAACGTGTTGCGCATGGCGGACCTGGACCTGGCCGGCAAGCGGGTCCTGGTGCGCGAAGACCTGAACGTCCCCGTGGACGGCGGCAAGGTCACCAGCGACGCCCGCATCCGGGCGTCGCTGCCGACCATCCGTCTCGCCCTGGAAAAGGGCGCCGCGCTGATGCTGCTGTCGCATCTCGGCCGGCCGACGGAAGGCGAGTTCGACCCGAAGTACTCGCTGGCGCCCGTGGCGGAGCATCTTTCCGGGCTGCTCGGGCAGCCGGTGCGGCTGGAGCGCGACTGGCTCGACGGCGTCACGGTCGAGCCCGGCGAGGTCGTGTTGTGCGAGAACGTGCGCTTCAACCCGGGCGAGAAGAAGGACGACGAGGCGCTGGCGCGGCGCATGGCGGCGCTGTGCGACGTGTTCGTGATGGATGCCTTCGGCACCGCGCACCGCGCCCAGGCCAGCACGCACGGCGTGGCGCGCTTCGCGCCCGTGGCCTGCGCCGGGCCGCTGCTGGCCGCCGAGCTGGAAGCGCTGGGCAAGGCGCTGCATGAGCCGGCGCGGCCGCTGGTGGCGATCGTCGGCGGCTCCAAGGTGTCGACCAAGCTCTCGGTCCTCGACACGCTGCTGGACCGGGTCGACCAGCTGATTGTCGGCGGCGGCATCGCCAACAACTTCATCGCCGCTGCCGGGCACGCGGTGGGCAAGTCGCTGTACGAGCCGGACTTGCTGGACGAGACCCGCAGGCTGGTGGAGAAAGCGCAGGGGCGCGGCGCCGCCATCCCGCTGCCGAGCGACGTGGTGGTCGCGCCGGGGTTGGAGCCCGGCCACGAGGCCGTGCTGCGGCCGGTGGCGGAGGTCGGGGCCGACGAGATGATCCTCGACGTCGGGCCGGAGACGGCCGGGGCCTACGGCGAGATCCTCGCCCGCGCCGGCACCATCGTCTGGAACGGCCCGGTGGGCGTGTTCGAGGACGCGCGGTTCGCCGCGGGCACGCGCGCCCTCGCGGCGGCCGTGGCGGCCAGCGACGCGTTCTCCATCGCCGGCGGCGGCGACACGCTCGCGGCGCTGGATGCGTTCGGGCTCACGGACAAGGTCTCCTACGTGTCCACCGGAGGCGGCGCCTTCCTCGAGTTCCTCGAGGGGCGGACGCTGCCGGCGGTGGCCATGCTCGAAACCCGGGCGCGGGGCTGA
- the lptB gene encoding LPS export ABC transporter ATP-binding protein: MKTLRAEGIAKSYRSRTVVRSLTLSISSGEVVGLLGPNGAGKTTAFYMIVGLVPCDSGRILLDDKDLTSLPMHRRARLGVGYLPQEASVFRGLSVEQNILAVLETRKDLDQVGRRNLLEELLEELSIGHIRDSKGLSLSGGERRRVEIARALAAEPAFILLDEPFAGVDPISVLDIQRIIGHLRDRGIGVLITDHNVRETLGICGRAFILNAGEVIASGSADEILANRQVREVYLGEHFRL; the protein is encoded by the coding sequence GTGAAGACCCTCCGTGCCGAGGGCATCGCCAAGAGCTATCGCTCGCGCACCGTGGTGCGCTCCCTGACCCTGTCCATTTCCAGCGGGGAAGTGGTGGGACTGCTCGGCCCCAACGGCGCCGGCAAGACCACCGCCTTCTACATGATCGTCGGCCTGGTGCCCTGCGACAGCGGCCGCATCCTGCTGGACGACAAGGACCTGACCTCCCTGCCCATGCACCGGCGCGCCCGGCTCGGCGTCGGCTACCTGCCGCAGGAAGCCTCGGTGTTCCGCGGCCTCAGCGTGGAACAGAACATCCTCGCCGTGCTCGAGACCCGCAAGGACCTCGACCAGGTCGGCCGGCGCAACCTGCTCGAGGAGCTGCTGGAGGAACTCAGCATCGGCCACATCCGCGACAGCAAGGGCCTCAGCCTCTCCGGCGGCGAGCGCCGCCGCGTGGAGATCGCCCGCGCCCTGGCGGCCGAACCGGCCTTCATCCTCCTCGACGAGCCCTTTGCCGGCGTCGACCCGATCTCGGTGCTGGACATCCAGCGCATCATCGGGCACCTGCGCGACCGCGGCATCGGCGTGCTCATCACCGACCACAACGTGCGCGAGACGCTGGGCATCTGCGGCCGGGCTTTCATCCTCAACGCCGGCGAGGTCATCGCCTCCGGGTCCGCGGATGAGATACTTGCGAACAGGCAAGTACGAGAGGTCTACCTCGGCGAGCACTTCCGCCTCTAG
- a CDS encoding peroxiredoxin, with product MTAILRTLLLALVAPALLLAGPAQASPAAGSPAPSFELRDQAGETHRLEDYRGKWLVLYFYPKDDTPGCTTQACEFRDNIFAFRRLGAEIVGISLDDVESHRAFAEKHGLPFTLLADEDGAVAREYGVLKNFGVVKLASRQTFLIAPDGAVARHYEKVDVDAHSAEVLADIEALAAGS from the coding sequence ATGACCGCCATACTCCGTACCCTGCTGCTCGCACTCGTGGCCCCGGCGCTGCTGCTGGCCGGCCCCGCCCAGGCATCCCCGGCGGCCGGCTCCCCCGCGCCGTCTTTCGAACTCAGGGACCAGGCCGGCGAGACGCATCGCCTCGAGGACTACCGCGGCAAGTGGCTGGTGCTCTATTTCTACCCCAAGGACGACACGCCGGGCTGCACCACCCAGGCCTGCGAGTTCCGCGACAACATTTTTGCCTTCCGCCGCCTCGGCGCCGAGATCGTCGGCATCAGCCTGGACGACGTGGAGAGCCACCGGGCCTTCGCCGAGAAGCACGGCCTGCCATTCACCCTGCTGGCGGACGAGGACGGGGCCGTGGCGCGCGAGTACGGCGTGTTGAAGAACTTCGGCGTGGTCAAGCTGGCCAGCCGCCAGACCTTTCTCATTGCGCCGGATGGCGCCGTGGCGCGGCACTACGAGAAAGTCGACGTGGACGCTCACTCCGCCGAAGTGCTCGCCGACATCGAGGCGCTGGCGGCGGGGAGCTAG
- a CDS encoding RNA polymerase factor sigma-54, with product MIKQSLQLKLSQQLTLTPQLQMAIRLLQLPVLDLQAELREALEKNLMLEMDDGLELAPPKGEQQRSTENAREGQEAAPEQASGDDFREDLPYADVPDYTTGYSSGSRDDGDEQRDYADASGTSLREHLMAQLDVALPEGDRKAIATMIVDAIDDDGYLQESLEEICANLEPELHTDIDEVERVLACVQRFDPLGIGARDLCECLLLQLSPFAPDTPGLDLARRLAAECLVELGEQDYAAIRRRLGCDPEELETAVALLRSLSPRPGSAADSRPPEYIVPDVFIRRVEETWQVEINPAIAPRLRVNAAYAGSLGRSGEYSTLRSQLQEARWLVKSLEIRNETLLRVARAIVAHQQDFLERGEQGMRPLVLREIAEALELHESTVSRATTGKYMHTPRGVFEFRYFFSSQVSGSDGESVSSTAIRARIRKLIADEDPAKPLSDSALTRILVGEGIEVARRTVAKYRESMGFPSSNERRRVAIR from the coding sequence ATGATCAAGCAGTCGCTGCAACTCAAGCTCAGTCAGCAGCTCACGCTGACGCCCCAGCTACAGATGGCCATCCGCCTGCTGCAGCTGCCGGTGCTCGACCTGCAGGCCGAGCTGCGCGAGGCACTCGAGAAGAACCTCATGCTCGAGATGGACGACGGGCTCGAGCTGGCGCCGCCGAAAGGCGAGCAGCAGCGGTCCACGGAGAACGCGCGGGAGGGCCAGGAAGCCGCCCCGGAACAGGCCTCGGGCGACGATTTCCGCGAGGACCTGCCCTACGCCGACGTACCGGATTACACCACGGGCTACAGCAGCGGCAGCCGCGACGACGGCGACGAACAGCGCGATTACGCCGACGCCAGCGGCACCTCGTTGCGCGAGCATCTCATGGCCCAGCTGGACGTCGCCCTGCCGGAGGGCGACCGCAAGGCGATCGCCACCATGATCGTCGACGCGATCGACGACGACGGCTACCTGCAGGAGAGCCTGGAGGAGATCTGCGCCAACCTCGAACCGGAATTGCATACGGATATCGACGAGGTGGAGCGGGTGCTGGCCTGCGTGCAGCGCTTCGACCCCCTCGGCATCGGCGCCCGCGACCTGTGCGAGTGCCTGCTGCTGCAGCTGTCACCCTTCGCCCCGGACACCCCGGGGCTCGACCTGGCGCGCCGTCTCGCCGCCGAATGCCTGGTGGAGCTCGGTGAGCAGGATTACGCCGCCATCCGCCGCCGCCTCGGTTGCGACCCGGAAGAGCTGGAGACCGCCGTCGCCCTGTTGCGTTCCCTGAGCCCGCGCCCCGGCAGCGCCGCCGACTCGCGCCCGCCCGAGTACATCGTCCCGGACGTGTTCATACGCCGCGTCGAGGAGACCTGGCAGGTGGAGATTAACCCCGCCATTGCGCCACGGCTGCGGGTCAACGCCGCCTACGCCGGCTCTCTCGGCCGCAGCGGCGAATATTCGACCCTGCGCAGCCAGCTGCAGGAGGCGCGCTGGCTGGTGAAGAGCCTGGAGATCCGGAACGAGACCCTGTTGCGCGTGGCTCGTGCCATCGTCGCTCATCAGCAGGACTTCCTGGAGCGCGGCGAGCAGGGCATGCGCCCGCTGGTGCTGCGCGAGATCGCCGAGGCGCTCGAACTGCACGAGTCGACCGTCTCCCGTGCCACGACCGGAAAGTACATGCACACGCCGCGGGGCGTGTTCGAGTTCCGCTATTTCTTTTCCAGCCAGGTATCGGGCAGCGACGGCGAGAGCGTCTCCTCCACCGCCATTCGCGCGCGCATCCGCAAGCTGATCGCCGACGAGGACCCGGCCAAGCCGCTCTCGGACAGCGCGCTGACCCGTATACTCGTCGGCGAGGGCATCGAGGTGGCGCGCCGCACTGTGGCCAAATACCGGGAATCCATGGGGTTTCCGTCCTCCAACGAGCGTCGCCGCGTGGCCATCCGCTGA